The stretch of DNA GCCTTCAGGAACATGGTACAGACTGGTCATCTGGCTGATTTTGGGTTTAATTGTTTATTTTACCTACAGTATAAAAAAATCTTCGCTAAATAAGATAACTTAATGTTATCATAAAGCCGCTGATTATGGAATATCTTTTAAAAGCGCTTGACATGCTGATGCACCTCGATAAGCATCTTACTGATTTAACTGCCGTGTATGGGCAGTGGACGTATGCCGTGTTGTTTACTATTGTGTTTTGTGAAACAGGGCTTGTTGTTACTCCGTTTCTGCCGGGGGATTCGTTGCTTTTTGCAACTGGCGCCATATCAGCCCTTGGCACTTTGAGTCCCATAAAATTAGCCGGTACTCTTTTTTTGGCAGCCATCATAGGGGATAATACCAACTATTGGATAGGCCGATTTCTGGGCCCAAAGGTATTCAGCAAGGAGGACTCAATTATTCTTAATAAAAGGCATCTTGAGCGAACCCAGAAATTTTACGAAAAATACGGCACAAAAACTATTGTCATCGCCCGTTTTGTTCCAATAATCAGAACATTTGCTCCATTTGTTGCAGGCATCGGCAAGATGCGCTACAGTAAATTCATCTCATTTAGTCTCTTAGGAGGTTTGCTGTGGATTTCTCTTTTTATTTCCGGAGGATATTTTTTTGGAAACATCTCTGTTGTTAAGAGAAATTTTACAATCGTTATATTTGTTATAATAATCTTATCTGTAATGCCTGCTGTTATTGAGGTTTTGCGGCATAAATTTGAAAAAAGCAATACTCATAAGATAAACTGATTATACTAAAAAAAAGGAGTGAGGATGAAAACGATAGCCTTGTTAGTTAATAAGGGTACTATGCCTATGATGAGTTTTTCCTTAAAAGGCTTTGAAAAGATAGTTGATATCCGGTATGTAAAGGATGTTGCTCAATTAATGCAGGTCTTTTCCATGCAGCAGGAATGTTGTATGGCCATATTAGAAACTAAGATAAACGAAACGCTTATAACGGATTCACTCCCGGAAATACGCAAGAAATTTGAAAATGTAAAATTATTGCTTATTGACTCAGGCGATATAGCACAGGAGCAGATAATAGAGCTGATAAGAACCCATATGTGCCATAGTGTTGTGCTTAAACCCTTTACAGCACAAAAAATCTCAGACAACATATACACACTGTGCGGATTCCCGAAACCAAGTAAATCGTGGTACGAACACACCAAAAAAATAAACTGAAATGAAATAATAAACCACAGATTAACTTGGATGGATACAGATTATGGTGTTAGATTATCCATTCCCATCTGTGGTCAGGAATCTTTTTTCTCAATCAGAAAATCAGTCAACTGCAATTTTTTCTGTTTCAACCCCTTCAGTCTCACGCATAAGAGTGTCCGGCATTTGTTGTTGAATTTCAATGCCTGAATCGTCAGCAATCCCATTATCAGCGGGCAAACCATAGTCATAACGTGTCATATCAGCAAGAGCGAGCATATGTCTTTTTGTAAGGTCAGCTAAGTCTATATACGAACCGTCTGATAAAACAACTTCAAGGCTTACACGGGCTATACCCATTCTGTCAAGACCAATGTCCTTTGCTGCGATATATGATAAGTCTATTTCCTTTTTCCTGCCCCTGGGGCCCCTGTCGTTAATAACGACCACTGTTGACTTACCATTTGCGATGTTTGTTACCCTTACGAGTGTTCCAAAGGGAAGTGTTTTGTGTGCTGCAGTGCGTTTGTTCTTTTGGAAAACCTGGCCGGATGCAGTTTTCCTGCCGTTGTGTCTTTTCCCATACCATGATGCCTTATATGATGCTGCCTCCACACTAATCTCAAAAATTAAAAGCATCGAAACAATACATAAGACTATAGATAGCAAAATTCTTATCCTTTTCATTTTACCCCCTTGCTTATTGGACGAAAATCTGTACCCCAATACAGATTTTAAATTATATTTCGCAGTGAGCTATCTTAGCATATAATTAAGGCTTTGTCAAGAAAAAAATTTTAAGATGTAACATCAATGGCTTGAACAGAAATACCGTTTCGTGTATCATAATTATAACTCTGCTTGTGTAATCCGGGTTAATGAACAAATGCAAAAACTGAGAACACTTAAACTTTTCACCTTTCCTTTTACTGCTATGGGCACATCGTGCACACTTTTTATCTATAGCACTCAGAACCGAGCTAATAAAGCCGCCCAATATGCCATATCTGAGGCCAGAAGAATAGAGGCTCGATACTCAAGATACCGTTCTGACAGTGTTTTATCTAAAATTAACCGTGCTGCCGAGGTTGGTGCCTCTGTTAAGGTTGATGAGGAGACTGCTGCAATACTTGATTATGCGTATTCCTGTTATCTAAAAAGCGGCGGATTGTTTGACATCACATCCGGAGTTTTGCGCAGGGCATGGGATTTTTCACGTTCCTCACTGCCAAATCAACAATCAATAGATGAGCTTTTACCTCTGATAGGTTTGGAAAAAATTATATGGGAATCTCCACGCCTCACATTTACAATTCCAGGGATGGAAATGGACTTTGGTGGAATCTGCAAAGAGTACGCATCGGACAGGGCAGCCGATTTGTGTAAAGAACAAGGGATCAAACACGGACTGGTTGACTTAGGAGGTGATATTACCGTTATTGGCCCAATCCCTGACGATAAACCATGGCACATAGAAATACGCAATCCTGAAACGCCCGACACAGCAATAACTACAGTAGATGTAATAAGCGGCTCTTTGGCAACCAGCGGCAACTATGAGAGATATATGGATGTAGATGGCAAACGATATTGCCATATCCTAAACCCGCTCACTGGCTGGCCTGTATTCGGGTTATCCTCTGTAAGTGTGCTGGCTCCGCAATGCCTTATAGCTGGTAGTGTCTCAACAATTGCAATGTTGAAAGAAAAGGAGGGTATTCAGTGGCTTTCAGACATGGGATTACCCCATGTATGGGTTGATGACAATGGAGTAACTGGAAAGATGCTGCCTGAACTGATATCGCTTTAGATATGTGTAATATTGATTATTTGTCTGCCCCCAAAGGGGGCAGACAAATAATCATTAGGCAT from Nitrospirota bacterium encodes:
- a CDS encoding DedA family protein, whose protein sequence is MEYLLKALDMLMHLDKHLTDLTAVYGQWTYAVLFTIVFCETGLVVTPFLPGDSLLFATGAISALGTLSPIKLAGTLFLAAIIGDNTNYWIGRFLGPKVFSKEDSIILNKRHLERTQKFYEKYGTKTIVIARFVPIIRTFAPFVAGIGKMRYSKFISFSLLGGLLWISLFISGGYFFGNISVVKRNFTIVIFVIIILSVMPAVIEVLRHKFEKSNTHKIN
- a CDS encoding septal ring lytic transglycosylase RlpA family protein, translating into MKRIRILLSIVLCIVSMLLIFEISVEAASYKASWYGKRHNGRKTASGQVFQKNKRTAAHKTLPFGTLVRVTNIANGKSTVVVINDRGPRGRKKEIDLSYIAAKDIGLDRMGIARVSLEVVLSDGSYIDLADLTKRHMLALADMTRYDYGLPADNGIADDSGIEIQQQMPDTLMRETEGVETEKIAVD
- a CDS encoding FAD:protein FMN transferase, whose translation is MQKLRTLKLFTFPFTAMGTSCTLFIYSTQNRANKAAQYAISEARRIEARYSRYRSDSVLSKINRAAEVGASVKVDEETAAILDYAYSCYLKSGGLFDITSGVLRRAWDFSRSSLPNQQSIDELLPLIGLEKIIWESPRLTFTIPGMEMDFGGICKEYASDRAADLCKEQGIKHGLVDLGGDITVIGPIPDDKPWHIEIRNPETPDTAITTVDVISGSLATSGNYERYMDVDGKRYCHILNPLTGWPVFGLSSVSVLAPQCLIAGSVSTIAMLKEKEGIQWLSDMGLPHVWVDDNGVTGKMLPELISL